The DNA segment tttcctaatttaaacggaaatcgacagtgcgaatttcggttctcaCAATACTTACTTCTCCAacgaaagaaaataaacaattaaGGAAACTATCATCCATCCACTTAAGCAAAATAATCGATCCAGTTCTCAACGTTCTCAGTGTTTTTATGTTTGCCACCACGAGATTGGTGAtgatgatacaaataattatagTGTTGATAAGGAGAGTAAGGAGGCGCATACATCATCTGGTGAGGCATCGTGGTTGGTTTTGAAATCAAATGAAACTAGAGTCGAAAGAGAAATCAGTGAGATTGAAATTCATGGATTTGGGAAAATAATTTTGAGATACGAaataagagagagaagaagtcttttgtttatttaaaataaagaaagtaTTGAGAAGATAAGAGAAAGAACCATGGTTAGTTTTCTCTGGTTAGTCTTTGTGTAGTCTGGTCAAATATGAGGGCATGAATGACTTTACGCAGTTATAATGTGTGTGACAAGCAAGAAGTATCTTATTGAGTAATACAGAAGACATAAAGTGTCCTAGAGAATAAAAAGTTCTTGAATAATCCAAATTAAACAGatctgtaatattttttaaaaatatttctaatgtATGTGAAACGTTTTCTtgaatctttgtttttttttgtcaactttctATTTCATTTTCGTATGAAGGTTTTACAATGGCTTATGTTTGGAGCCAGGTTACAATGTATTCTTGCATACTACACCTAGCTCTATTAGCTAAATGATCAGCATATTGAACTACATTCCTAGGTACCCATTGGAAACAAAATCTATTCAAGTGTGAAAGAGCTAAGATGTCTGCCACAATAGGTGTTGCCTCATTGAAGATGGCGTCCCTTTTGCCAACATCAGTTTCCGTATGATTGAGACACTTAAACAGCTGCAGAGAGTCACCTAGAACTGCGACGTTATTGTACCCCGTGCAGTTCAGCTGCTGAACAGCTAATAGTATCGCCATTGCTTCAGCTACCAGTGGAGATGTAGTAGCTTCAATTGCAGAGCTTCCTTGGAGTCTAAGAATGCCTTCTTTGCTGTATAAGGACCATCCTATTCCAGCTTTATCCGCTGGTGACTTCCAAGAGGCGTCTACAGTGCAGTAAAGTCCACTCCTTGTGGAAGAACCTGTGGGACAGAGCTTGGAACAATTTGTCTCTCCTGATACGTTGGTGGGTCGCATCATATGGCTTCTTCCCATTATTGTTTATCCATCCAAGCTGCCCTGATTACCTGCACAATGTGATCTCTTTTATTTTCATAGATAACCTTGTTCCTCATTTTCCAGATTCTCCAACCAAGGAAAAATGGCAATGTATGATCCAAGTTAACAGTATTTTGTTCAACAATCCTTTGTAAGAAGTGTTGAACTGTACTGTTCTGCTCTATCTCAGGAAACTTATCCAGCAGAGAGAGGGACCATATCTCCTTTGATACTTTACATTCTAGGAGCATGTGCTTAATATCTTCAACTCCCTCTCCACAGACTTGGCAGTCAGTATTTAAACGACATCCTCTTTTGTTCAGATTACTTGCTACTGGGAGTGCATTGTGCATCACTTTCCACcccaatatttttaatttttgaggGATTTTCAGGTTCCAAAATCTAGTTAAGACACTATGATGTAGATTGAAAGCAGATGAGATAGGAACCTGATTCGGTTGGTCTTCTTTATCTATCGTCCGTTGCAAGTGATATCCTGTCTTGACTGTGTAGCTTCCAGACTTGGTAAGATCCCATCGTATTGTATCTGAGAGTCCCGTAATACTTGGACGCGTCATTAAGATCTTTTTTGCATCTTCTTCATGTATCAGACGTCGAATCTTATTAGCGTCCCATGTTGTTGTACCTAAGAGGAAAAGGTCTTTAACCATTAGATCAGGATCCTGGTTTGTTTGAGGGGAGTTGGGGGTAACAGAAGATTTATCAGGGAGCCAGTTATCTTTCCAGACTTTGATTAACTGCCCATCTCCCACTATCCATTTCATTCCTTTTTTGATCAAAGGCTGGGTTTGAATTATGCTCCTCCAAGCATAACTTGATGATTGGTAACTTCTGGCTTCCATAAAATCTGttttcctataatatttagCTTTGAACACACGAGCGAGGAGAGATGTAGATTTTGTCATCAGTCTCCACGCTTGCTTAGCAAGCAGAGCTTTATTAAAAGCCAACATATCTCTAATTCCTAACCCCCCCATCTTGTTTTGAAGCTGTGATTTTATCCCAAGCTACCCAATGTAAGGCATGTTTATCCTTTATCGCAGACCACCAAAATTGTCTCATAGCTTTAGTGATTTCCTTTATCAGTGTCTTTGGTAATAAGAAACAGGACATGGTGTATGTAGGTAAAGACGTAATAACAGCTTTGAGTAATACCTCCTTACCCGCTGgggataaaaattttgaataccAACCctctaatttatttttgactCTCTGGACTATGAGTCAAAAACCTCTTTCCTCTTTTTACCGATATAATCTGGGAGCCCTAAGTATTTACTAAATCCTCATACCTTCGTGATTCCAAATCGTTGAGATATTTTGTGCTGGAGTTGAGAGGGTGTACCTTTACTAAAGGCTGTGGCCGACTTTTTGTAATTAATCTCTTGTCCTGAAGCTCGCTGGTATATGTTGAGTATCTGTAACAGTTCCTGGCTTTCTTCTTCAGTCGCCTTGCAAAAAAGCAATGAATCATCAGCAAACAAGAGATGTGATATAGCAGGACCACTTCTGGAGGCCTTGAAACCATGGATTTTACGCTCAATAATATTGTGCTTTATCAGTGTAGACAGTCCTTCAGTAcacaaaatataaagataagGTGATATGGCATCACCTTGCCTTAGGCCTCTCTGCGGTTTGATGAAATGAGTTGGCTCTCCATTGATCAGTACTGAGTATGAGATGGTGGAGATGCATAGCCTAATCCAATGTCACCATTGCCAACAGAATCCCATCCGTTCCATAACCCTGTCTATAAAATGCCACTCAATTTTATCAAAAGCCTTTGCAATATCAAGTTTTAAGGCCATAAATTTATTCCTGAGGTTCTTGGTATGAAGTGAATGCATCAGCTCGTGCGCAACCAAGACGTTATCAGTGATTAATCTCTCAGGAATAAATGCAGACTGATTATCAGACACTATCCTATAAAGCCATGGTTTCAGTCTTTCAGCCAAGATTTTCGaaattattttgtaagcaaCGTTAGCTAGACTAATCAGCCTATAATCCTTGACAGTGACTGGGTTTTCTATCTTGGGAATTAAACAGATGTGAGTTTCATTTATATGTGGATCTAGGcgattttgttcaaaaaatagtCTAGCAAATGAGATCACACCTGTTTTAATAGTTTCCCAGTGCTGTCGGTAGAAGGCAGGAGTCATCCCATCAGGTCCAGGTGATTTATCAGGATCCATAGCAAAAACTGCAGCTTTAATCTCCTGTTCTGTGACTGGTGATGTAAGCTTGCGATTCATGTCTTCTGTTACTGTAGAAGGTATGCCATTCAAGAGGTTTGCATCAAAAGTACATCCATTACTAGCATATAGGGATTGAGAATAATGCTCTATATGTTGTCGAATGCTTTTAGCAGTAGAGTACACCTTGCCTTGGTCATCCTGAAGAAAGGTGATTCTGTTGATGTGTCTCCGCTGCTTTGTTTTAGAATGGAAGTACCTTGTATTCTTGTCACCAGCTTGCAACCAGAGGATCCTACTCTTGGTTCTCCAGTACTCCTCTTCAAGCCTGTATTGAAGTTGGAGTTGAAGTTTTAGATCCTCTAACCTGGCATAGTGTATAACAGGAGCTTCATAAACATTTTGAATCTGTTCCTTAAGCTGGTTTATAATTTTCCCTGAGTTTGTGTTATGCTTACTTCTCCATAGGGATAATGCACTTCTGAACCTCTTTATTATAGTGTAGATATCTCCTTCTGAGAAATTTTGCATTCTTGACTCCAAGCTTGCTCCATTACTTCTTTTAGCTTAGGGTAGAGTCTCCATCTGCTGTCATATCTGAAGGCTCAAGACTTCTTCCACCTAAATCCTTCAGTATTTAAAAGTAATGGACGATGATCAAAGCCAATCCAcggtaataaaaatattgtagcaGAAGGATACATATCCATCCAATGATTATTAGCTAGAGCCCTATCAATCCTGGACATGATGGTATACTTAGATCTTTTTCCCATCCAAGTATATTTTCCCCCCAGAGTTTTAATATCGTGGACACCAAGGATCGAAATCAATCTATTAAATAGGGAGCAAGACATAATTGACCTGATGATGCCTCCCTTCTTCTCGCCGTTCTTGATGTCATTGAAGTCTCCAACCAAAAGACGAGGCTTGTCTTTGAGATAACCTGCAATCTCAGATTGAATCAATCCATTCCACTGCTCTTTTCTATACTTGGCAACCGGATTCCCATATATATATGACATCCAAAAAGTGTTGGTGCCATCTTGTATACACATATTTGTACAATACAGAGTAGGGTTGTCTAACATAGTAATCCTAACCCTTTCACTCCAAAAAACTGCAACACCTCCACTGCTACCATTCGcagaaacaacaaaaacattCTGGTAGCCTAGGTCCTTTGCTAGTTGTTTTACATAGCTATCCACATGCTTAGTTTCTACTAGGAGGATGACATCAGGATTATGAGATTTCCTAATGTCTTTTAGATGTGGAATTGTCAAGTCTCCTCCCAAGCCTTGACAATTCCAATGAAGAAGCTTCATGGTTGAGGTGGTGGTTTGTGGAGAACCACCAAACCATGATTTTCTTCAAGTTCAGGTTGATTCAACACAATCCTCTTTGGAGCTCTTTCACGCTCCTCATCAGCTTCTTCAGTTGCTTTCCTTTTAGTTCCTTGGTCGTCTGTTAGGTCAGCTGGAGCTGGTAAAACGGTTGAACTTGTAGGGGCAGACGACATCACTCCTGTTCCAGCTGGTGTTATGAAGCCCACTGTTGCTTCTTCTTCCATAGTTTGAGTTGCTGCTGTGTTTCTTGATGTTTCACCTTCTTTCCTGCTAGCCAAATACTGTTGTATTGCTGTACTGCGTTCCTCTGCAGTCACATATGGATTTGTACCGGTATCCAATAGCCTCATCTGTCTCTGAGTGAGCAGAGTCGCGCCTTCACATGCTTCAAATTCATGCCTCAGACTCCCACAAATGATGCAGAACTTCTGGAGACCGGTGTATCTAAAGCTCAGATCAGCAGGTGGAGTATTGGTGAAGATTTCAACTTTCTTCGTTAAAATGATCTGGTGATCAACATCAAAATCAATCTTCACTGAAACTTCTGCTGCTCTATTCACGGTTGGTTCTATGATCAATACTTCTTTGACATGTCCCAACTTGGATCCTATGCTCCAAACTATCTCTGGCCTTCGATACATATTAGGAAGATTAAGTATCTTAACCTTGAAAGGTATAGTGCGTAGGAAGTCGGGATTGCTTCGATTACTCCATATATCCAAAGCGACTAACCAACCACGATAAGTATATGGTGCCTTCTCCATAACCATCAATATATGGTGCTCGCTTTCGAAGTAGAAATTCACCGTTCCGTTATTGTTGATCTGGCTCTCAACCTTTCCCGTTAGCTGCCAAGCTCTAGGTAGAGCAACCTTAAGCCCTGCAGGATTCTGATGATATGGATTAAGCCCCATAGCCACCAGACAGGTTCGATGATCCTTTTGGAAGACTTCTCGAGCATGTTCATGGATGGACCACCGATCCCTGTCAGATCCCAAAGTCATATCTTGGAGTGCTTTCCAGATCTCTTTTGTAGAATCGATATGCTGGTACACTCCTTCACTTGGATCCATATTTTCATCACTTGATTGCATCTTGATTCGATTGGATTTTGAGAGAAATCAATTTAGGGTTTTTTCTCCTAGAGAACGCTAGAACTTTCGCCTTGCGAAGAGAGAGAAAAGTCACGTAAAGTTCCCCGTTTTCTTGAATCTATAGTgtcaataatttgttttttataagcttggattttcatctttttgtttaatataagcatatttcaatgaaaaaaaactCAAACTAAGTTTAGTGTTCTTCATTCCATGATTTAAAATTTGTGTTCAAATACTATGTAAGaggttttatgatttttaaattcatGATGAACTTCACATTTGGTTTTAGGTGGATTtgaaaaagattaaaaatataaaatttaaaactgaaaaatctataaatttgtaAACGGTAATTACATTTTACATGGTAGAAATTCAGTAAATTTACTTATATTAAATTGACTAAAACACATAAACAAGTAATATATCTAAGGTCACAATAAGAAGGAAGGAGGGAGACAGCGTTCTGATAGCTCGTTCCTACCCTTTAAGCAAATGCTTACAGACTGTGGGATGTTAGAGTTTCCTTTTACAGGGGACATGCTTTCATGGGTAGTGAAGAGAGCAGGACGTGTAAATGTTCGATGTCGTCTAGACAGAGCAGTAGGAAATGCTGATTGGCATGAGAAGTTCCCACACTCTAATGCCAAGTACTTGAGATTATGGGGATCGGACCATCGTCCGATTTTTGCAAACATACTGAAAAAGCCAACGAGAAGATCAaagaaatttaaatttgataggAGATGGCTAGACAATGAAGAACTGAGGCAAGTCATTCTTGAGGGATGGAAATTTCCTGATCTGCCCCCCAATGCAACTATAATGGAACATATTTCTAGTTGTCGAAAAGCCTTGAGTGAGTGGAGGAAACAACACAATATCAACTCGGCAAAGCTAGTGGAGGAGTTAAAGGagaaagttgagggtttatatgCAGACGACAATGCAACGACGGAGGAAATTGCAGCAGCGTTGAAGGAACTCTCTGATGCTCTTAAGGCAGAAGAAATGTTCTGGAAACAAAAGAGTAGAGTGTTTTGGCTGAGAGAGGGAGATAAAAATACCAAATTTTTTCATGCCTTAACGAAGCAAAGGAGAGCAAGGAACAAAATCACGCAGCTTCGGGATGTTGATGGTAACATAGTTGAGGATGAGGAAGGCCTGGTAGCCATTGCTACTAGCTATTTTCGGCAAATCTTTGAATCATCTACACCAGAAGACATTGAAGAGGCGCTATCTGAAGTTCCTACGACGATCACAGGATCAATGAATGACAGCCTCACAGCTCCTGTTTCTGAATGGGAGGTTAAATTAGCTCTCTTTGCTATGCATCCAGATAAGGCGTCGGGACCAGATGAGATGACTGCACTTTTTTACCAACAGTTTTGGGATATAGTCAAACAGGATTTAACTCTTATGGTGAATAAATTCATGTTTGAAGGACATATAGCCAATGGTCTGAATGATACAAACATATGCCTTATCCCGAAAACAACTAAGCCTAATGATATGGCTCAGTTTCGACCCATAAGCTTGTGTAATTTTAGCTACAAGATCGTCTCGAAGGTCTTATGCCAGAGACTAAAGAAAGTCTTGCCAGGATTGATATCAGAAACCCAGTCGGCCTTTGTTGCTGGAAGACAGATTTCAGATAATATCATGATTGCTCAAGAGATGTTTCATGCCCTACGAACTAAACCGAGTGGACGTAATAAGAGGATGGCCATCAAGACGGATATGAGTAAGGCATATGATAGGATGGAATGGTCGTTTATCGAAGTTGTGATGCGTAAGATGGGATTCTCTGAGACATGGATCACCTGGATTATGAGGTGCATTACGTCGGTCAAATACAAAGTTCTCATGAATGGGCAGCCAAGAGGGAATATTGTTCCAGGTAGAGGTTTgcgtcaaggagatcctttgtctcctttcatttttattctgtgcacggaagcgctcgttAGCCTTCTCAATCATGCAGAGAACCAAGGGAAGATAACGGGGATGCGTATTACACGCGCATGTCCTTCGGtatcccaccttctctttgctgataATAGCCTTTTAttctgtaaggcggagccccgtgaatgtgaagaagtaatgaaagtagtcaggaaATATGGTAAAGCATCTGgccaatgtataaactttgacaagtcttccttactctttggtaagaggATTAATGCAGCCACCCGGCAAGAGGTTAAAGATACACTTGGAATACACAATGATGGAGGGATGGGAAAGTACTTGGGAATCCCAGAGGATATTAGTGGTTCTAAATGTAAACTTTTTGCATTTTTAAAGGATAATCTGATGCATAGAGTCAATGGATGGACTGGTCGATGGCTCTCAAAAGGGGAAAGGAAGTAATGATCAAATCCATTCTACTCGCTCTTCCGACATACGTTATGTCGACATTTCTGCTCCCATTGGAGATTTGTGAAAACCTCGCTAGTGCCATtgcacaattttggtggagctcGAATCCGCCAAAAAGAGGAATACACTGGGCAAAATGGGAAAAGGTTTGTTTACCAAAAGAGGAGGGCGGTATTGGTTTTCGTTTAGTTCATGAGTTCAATCTAGCACTACTGGCAAAGCAATTATGGAGACTGGTCCAATACCCTGATTCACTGGTTGCCCGAGTATTAAGGGGGAGATATTATAGGATGACCTCTCCACTGAGAGCGATCTCTACTAGCAGCCCATCATATGTGTGGACAAGCATCTCCGCAGCAAGGAAGCTTTTACTGCTAGGAATCAGACAGAAGATTCACTCTGGCTATGATGTCAGGGTGTGGGAGGATCCGTGGATTCCAACAACACCTGCTAGACCAGCTAGACCTATAGCGCCTGTGATGCACCAAAACATGAGAGTCAGTGACATCATTAATCAGGAATCAAAGGAGTGGGATGCAGGGCTACTAGATGATTATGTCCATCCTGATGATATACCACTCATTCGCAGCATGGCCATAAGCTCTACTCATCGCCGAGATACTTTCTGCTGGAACTACACGAGGAATGGCCAATACACAGTCAAATCTGGATACTGGGTTGCTCAGAACCTGTTGAAGCAAGGAGAGGAAAAGGAAATACTAGAGCCAAGTATCACTaaacttcaagcctttgcttggaagttACGAGCGCCAAGGAAGATGtgccatcttatatggcaattgaTAACGGGACAGGTAGCAGTAACGAGGAATCTAGTAAGACGTAATATGAGGTGCGATAATTATTGCCCAAGGTGTGGGGAAATAGAGGAATCTGTAACTCATGCAATATTTGAATGCCCTCCAGCCCTGCAAGTATGGTCTTTATCGGCAACTCCTACAAGTCCAGGTTTATTTCCAGTGGCAAGCGTTTACACAAACATGGACTATCTTTTCTGGAGGAAGAATAATATCATTGCACCAGACCAAGACagggatccttatccctggctaatatggtatatttggaaggctcgTAATGATAAGCTTTTCAGGGGTATAGACAGAGACCCTTTGGAACTCGTTCGATACGCAGAGAGTGAATGTCAAGCCTGGTTTAACGCGAATGAGACGGTACCGCCACACGTCCAGGCTACCAATAATGTTGCAAAccaagtcttaagcttgggtaatatctGTCTactagatggatcttggacagcTTCTGACCGctttagtggatgtggatgggtcTGGATGGATAGTAGGGAGGACATACAACTTATGGGAACACGAAACTTCACTCGATGTGAATCAGCGCTGCATTCGGAGGTAGAAGCGctgcgatgggcgatggagaacATGCTTCAACACTCGCCGTGCCAGAGCTTTGGAACTGACTGCATGGAgctgattgcaatgataaaTGAACCCCAGGAGTGGCCAAGATTTGCGACAGAGCTGGAGAAGATAGAGACGCTGCTGATTTGTTTTCCCAATTTCAAAATCACCCATGTACCACGAGTGCGCAATCAGCTTCctgattttttagctaagactgctaggAGCTTTCGTAGAGAGTTACttttcattggttgttctattccggtctggttacccagaccacctcaagcttgagtaatagaatggccgttcgacgtcaaaaaaaaaagtaatatatctaagaatatTGACatgataatttgaaaataaGTGAGTGACGGATAGTTTATTTTGGTGATCATTATTTCTAATGTATGTGAAGTATTATCTAGtgaatataacttttatatatttatataaggatcctactaaacaataaaaaaaaattgatttttagtcttaatttaaatttgaaaagggACACATTTTCTGAAAATTTAAACAGTATCAGCATTTTATTTAGCTACTAATAAAATAGTATCTACAgtatttttatgatatttaataATTGAAGAATAAATGCAACGTAATAATCTTTGAAAAAGCAtactccaaaataaaaaaaagtttgacatCATATacataaaccaaaattaaaatcaaaattttaatataatttataatatataatttctgTGTAAAAcgaaatatattatatgatataaGCAGTTTTTAAAAGTTGTTGACAAGAAATTCTCTCGAATTTAAGGAACACAAGAGTTTACCAATGGGccgttaaatttttattttaaaatattattgtttgattaaacataaaatcaattctattaaaatagaagtcaataattttaaaaaattggtccattcttcaattgtttttattaaatatattatgtattaacTAATAGTATCTTAACAATAAATTTAGACAATCTTTACAATATGTTAACCAACTCGCTCGCTTAGTCACAAAATCTTATTTTCATaggtttaattaaattattacttCAATTTTATAACAAATTGGGTTTAAGCATGTGACTAAGCGAGCGAGCTGGTTAACATAaagtaataatttaatatacagtCAATTTTGTTAGAAAATTGAAGTAACcaattttgtaacaaaattgACTGTACATTtggtttaattaaattattagatctTGAACCGTGCGGGTgttcttttcaatttttatatttcaaaatttgatttttattattttctaattgtTTGTAAATCGTATTATTGTATGATAtcagattttgatatatatatataaaacaaaattatttccTCTATTTCGTAATAAGTGTCtttctaacatttttttttgttacacaaaaGTGTCACTTTAGAATTCCAttacatattatatttactttcaatttaaaattaattaaattttaaattatatttatctcaaatattattgGTCAAATATGTGTAAATAGtaacaacttaaaaaaaaaattaatcacttTCTTAATCGGtgtaaaaaaaagtcaaaatgaCACTTTTTAATAAACAGAAGGAGTAGCATTTTTGATAAGTTATTTGttgatagaaaatatttttaaaacccaCTTTTAGCAAATTTATTGTTTCTTGAGTATTGAGTATGATTGTTTAAGTTCATAGAAGTTTGTTCAAAGAAAGAACACAATTTAGAATGTAATCATCAATCACCCGCAATACCAAAGACACATGAAATTTGATTCATAGCAAGAAAAACAACATGTATAGTAACACTGAAAATAGTTATCGTTAATGGTCATAGAAATTGAGACTCTATAGTTATTAGTTAGTTTATTTTCTATATAGTGAAATACAATACACAATTTTTGTAGTGACAATATGTAAGAGCATTTAGGTAACATTAATACATAAATAATAGGGAAATTAAATGTGATTCTTTTTTAGGAGATGGTCCaactaaaaaaattacacataaaATGAGGTtatgatttctattttaatatataagatataaacGCCGCTTTGAATAACTGATTATTCACTCCGAAATGGGTTCATTAAAAAAGGTTTAAAACATGTTcgtttattttgaaaaaaattactttCATTTTTCTTGGCCACTATTCGGAATTCAAAacctattttatataaaaaatagtaaaaagttCATCAAcctattttttatatatgagatgttccttatttttatatatcattgTTTTGATGTAGAAGATTGGTAAACAAAAAtgacatctatactattaaatcaGGATCCTATTGTCCTTTTTACCTTAACATGTCATTttctttactaacattgcatgtttcattaagggcaatcaagtaatattaataacacatctatattgggtcattttttcggatccagcccacatcagatattttttgggccatttgggccgattaagaaatcagatccaattctcacattttttttttcctttggaccattgagtccaagttcaaataatttttgttcaactattcttaattattattattttcttttcctaatataatttaagcattcataaaaaaattgaattttttcattgaaaaggataaatctttattaaaagtatataaattatttttattaaaatattaaccacataataaaattaatttatcagagttataccaacttaattcattaaagaaataaagtttaattttttaaacataaatagtcatttaaaatgtaatacgataaataaagataaaaagtgtaagtcttttataaaataaaacacaaatatataaaaatatgatatttactaaatatttgtcacttgaaaaaagaaagaaaataaacccgcgttttgaaagcgcggatcTAAATCTAGTAATCACTTATTTGAAACATTTATTTAAGAAGTCTTCTAGACGTTGCTTTACACATCTTTTGTTTTATGTTCCGAAGATTCTGTCTAATGGTTTTTGTTCGCAGAAAAGTAAAATTGCCCTGTGTTTTACGTGAGGGACCTAACAAATAaagtgaatgtttttttttcatttgcttCGTTTCTTGTCTTTGCTGTTGAGGATAACTATTGATAACGTGATCAAGTAACCTAACATTCCAATCACTTAGACCATGATTCTTGAAAATTAGAACCAAAACTACCATTGCTACTGCTGGGTTTAAAATAGCGTTTCAACCCTTGAGGCGATGGGAAGGTCAAGATCGCCTCCACGCTATAGCTTCGCTTCGTACCGCCTTGCCAACTTAAGGTGTAGTCTGAACCGACACGAAAGATTAGGGGTTAGGACATATAAATCATTCAGATTCTTCTACTCTTTGTAATTATCCTAAaccattaaaattaaaaataaatagttctccataaaataaaacttaaaagaaaattaatccCAACAAAAATGTTCAAAAAGCAGAGAAACAAGCCAACAAAGTCttaaaacataaaatcaaaccaacataaactttttaaaaaaaatgtaaaataagttTTCGTTGGAAACTTACCGTTAGTCACCTAAGCAGTGCAGCGTGAGGCTTCCAAAGCGGCTTGGGGCGAGGTTGAAGTGACGCTTTCTTGAATTCACCTTGCTTCAGGACTCCGAGGTGGTGACCCCCAAACAAAGGTCGCCTCACGCTAAGCACGCTTTTTTAAACCCATAACTGCACCTGTCAAAGAGAAATTCAGAATTCACTTATATCTTATAAGAGGTGATCATGCTCACAATGGCTTTAGATGATAGAAATGAGCTTAAGTATGGCAAATTTTCTCatagaaaaaaatttcaattgTAATGCCAACAACGTTTTTCTCCACGATAAGGGTAGCATGAAGAAGGAATAAACAGCTATGGGAGCCATGTAAAGGAAGAGATTCATAGAGATTAGCTTCTTCCCTCAAACAAATTCACTAAAAGTAATTTCAGCAGCACTCTTAACATATACATACTTCAGTAAGATAGAATTGTATTCAATAAGctgcagaaaaaaaaatgttgtgaTTTCTTACCCTTCTGAAGATAGCCAATTTCATTCAAGAACTGACTTAAGCGCTCTTGTAGCTGTGACTGCAACACATAATGAATCCAAATAGGTGGAAACTTGGTTATCCC comes from the Brassica rapa cultivar Chiifu-401-42 chromosome A01, CAAS_Brap_v3.01, whole genome shotgun sequence genome and includes:
- the LOC117126745 gene encoding uncharacterized protein LOC117126745; translated protein: MLTDCGMLEFPFTGDMLSWVVKRAGRVNVRCRLDRAVGNADWHEKFPHSNAKYLRLWGSDHRPIFANILKKPTRRSKKFKFDRRWLDNEELRQVILEGWKFPDLPPNATIMEHISSCRKALSEWRKQHNINSAKLVEELKEKVEGLYADDNATTEEIAAALKELSDALKAEEMFWKQKSRVFWLREGDKNTKFFHALTKQRRARNKITQLRDVDGNIVEDEEGLVAIATSYFRQIFESSTPEDIEEALSEVPTTITGSMNDSLTAPVSEWEVKLALFAMHPDKASGPDEMTALFYQQFWDIVKQDLTLMVNKFMFEGHIANGLNDTNICLIPKTTKPNDMAQFRPISLCNFSYKIVSKVLCQRLKKVLPGLISETQSAFVAGRQISDNIMIAQEMFHALRTKPSGRNKRMAIKTDMSKAYDRMEWSFIEVVMRKMGFSETWITWIMRCITSVKYKVLMNGQPRGNIVPGRALVSLLNHAENQGKITGMRITRACPSSQWMDWSMALKRGKEVMIKSILLALPTYVMSTFLLPLEICENLASAIAQFWWSSNPPKRGIHWAKWEKVCLPKEEGGIGFRLVHEFNLALLAKQLWRLVQYPDSLVARVLRGRYYRMTSPLRAISTSSPSYVWTSISAARKLLLLGIRQKIHSGYDVRVWEDPWIPTTPARPARPIAPVMHQNMRVSDIINQESKEWDAGLLDDYVHPDDIPLIRSMAISSTHRRDTFCWNYTRNGQYTVKSGYWVAQNLLKQGEEKEILEPSITKLQAFAWKLRAPRKMCHLIWQLITGQVAVTRNLVRRNMRCDNYCPRCGEIEESVTHAIFECPPALQVWSLSATPTSPGLFPVASVYTNMDYLFWRKNNIIAPDQDRDPYPWLIWYIWKARNDKLFRGIDRDPLELVRYAESECQAWFNANETVPPHVQATNNVANQVLSLGNICLLDGSWTASDRFSGCGWVWMDSREDIQLMGTRNFTRCESALHSEVEALRWAMENMLQHSPCQSFGTDCMELIAMINEPQEWPRFATELEKIETLLICFPNFKITHVEYDDLYYPVWFHDLVQGPVAKEIIEVEFSGLLKLKWVLFKCEWFDPVVNLGVPVNKFGVVDVNSWRRYNKFETFILASQVEQVSFLPYPRLRSFGINWLAVIKITPHGRIVAGEEPPLQEEDAINEVDVPDQQLNAILLIDPENQQYEDLPEDVTDEAHEDEFDGSDDDHCTDLDENENDSE
- the LOC103845219 gene encoding uncharacterized protein LOC103845219, yielding MQSSDENMDPSEGVYQHIDSTKEIWKALQDMTLGSDRDRWSIHEHAREVFQKDHRTCLVAMGLNPYHQNPAGLKVALPRAWQLTGKVESQINNNGTVNFYFESEHHILMVMEKAPYTYRGWLVALDIWSNRSNPDFLRTIPFKVKILNLPNMYRRPEIVWSIGSKLGHVKEVLIIEPTVNRAAEVSVKIDFDVDHQIILTKKVEIFTNTPPADLSFRYTGLQKFCIICGSLRHEFEACEGATLLTQRQMRLLDTGTNPYVTAEERSTAIQQYLASRKEGETSRNTAATQTMEEEATVGFITPAGTGVMSSAPTSSTVLPAPADLTDDQGTKRKATEEADEERERAPKRIVLNQPELEENHGLVVLHKPPPQP
- the LOC117126744 gene encoding uncharacterized protein LOC117126744, which encodes MGRSHMMRPTNVSGETNCSKLCPTGSSTRSGLYCTVDASWKSPADKAGIGWSLYSKEGILRLQGSSAIEATTSPLVAEAMAILLAVQQLNCTGYNNVAVLGDSLQLFKCLNHTETDVGKRDAIFNEATPIVADILALSHLNRFCFQWVPRNVVQYADHLANRARCSMQEYIVTWLQT